The genome window TTTCTCTTCTGAGAAACAAGTATCAGGGGTCACATTTGAGGTTTATGTCATGATTTGTATGTAACAATGGAGCAAGCCACATACCTGCCGGATCTGACTGGTGGCTTTCGTGTGATCGCCTGCAGTCATCTTATCCAGAAGTCCATCGACCCACTGCTTGGTGACACTTCCACAGCCCTTTACAAAGTCCAGAATGCTGAGAGTGGGGGGAAATAGTTCAAGAGCTGAAATTGGTGCCATTGTTATCactaaatatattatttttcaggGGCGACTCCCCATCCCTACCTCAGAGCACATTGTACCCCCGTTTCATCTCCATATGCAGAGCACAGCAAGTCCGACTCATCAGGAAGCAAGTCTGGAAAGACAGAGTTCTTCTGGACGCTCTGAATGTTGTAGGCACTGCTCAGGAACGTCACTGAAAAGCAAGGACAGCAATTTTTAGCTGGAAACAAAATTCTCGAGAAAGCATTTTAATAATGTACCTTTGTGTCTCCTGTCATCTTTGAAGCCAAGTGTTGTTAATCCAGGAAGAAGCTTATTTGACAATGAAGTCAAGTCCACTTTGTGGGTCTCCTCTTCTGCAAAAGTGAAGACAAGTGTGAGTATTTTTCCAATTCTTAACATCCAGAAAATACAgagttgccaaaaaaaaaaatcatttcttaCTCTAAAATATccaattttctttcaaatgatGTGTAAAAGTTGATCTTAAGTTtaagtttgttgttttgttttacttttagtttttttgttattcttcAGGGTGAAGAATAACATTGTTAGAAATATGCGCAAACATAGTCAACCAagtgtgcagtacattttcaaggaaataaaaaaaaataataatacaccaACCAGAGATTTGTATATGGCACAAAAGATTCAAAGAGGAAGGCAAAAGGAAAATGTGTGTCGAGTCATAAAATGTAGGAATTttgataaatcttttttttttttataaacatgaGCTTATTTAAATGTTTGCCTGGAACATACATGGATGTAAGTGGCTAGATATTCATGTTTCAAATGATGTCACATTTTTGGAATCCCTCAGTATAACAAGAATTTGGGGGTAGAAAACATGCAACGTTATCAAACCTTCTGCATCGGGATCGAGCTGATTGACGACAGTGTACAAAAGAGAAGTGTCGGTGTCTTTCTGCAAGTAGCCTATCTAAAAGCAATGAGCAGACATAACAGTGTAAAAAAGCGCTGATACACTGGAAACATGATCAAACCTATTGCAACACGTAGCGGCCGTGCGAGATAGGGGATGGAGAGAACACCACCTTCGAGTTTGGCATGTATCTGTTGATCCGATCTCGGGCTTCATCTGCCGAATGTTCCACCAGGGCGAGAACGTGTTCCTCTGCTGTGCTGTCTGTCAGGCTGCAGGCGCTCCCCTCTGGCTCAAACAGGTAGCTGAAATCAGAGAAGCCAGGAGGTGACACCATTTATTCTCAGTTTACTGAATTTGATTCCTCCTCCAGGAGACAATATATCATCAAATCACATGAAGAAAGCCCTGAGGTAACTTACTTCATGTCCTTCACGGGttgtttttttgactttttggctGATTCCACTGGAATAGGAATTGTCTCCGTTGGAGGTATATCAGCTGCAAGTTCTTCGTCCCCCAAAATGGCTTCCATGTCCTGCATGAAAGACATGCTGCGCTTCAAAACCAACAGGCGATCCTGACAACAAAAAATGGATTCATTTAATGCCATATCCAtctgaaatatactgtatatttgaatgTATAGTGTATACACTACTCCCAAATGTTTTTAGATGAAATTATTGTATGAAGTAAAATGCACTATGGCATTTACCGGTGACGTTAATTTGACCtctaaacatttgaatgcacgTCCAAATGTTTCTGTAGTTTTTGTACAACTTGCTTTTctttaacaaggagctgaatggccaATTCATAACAGGTGTTTTGATACATTTCCTTCTCCAAATAGAagtggtatttaaacagtcctctttatcatgctgttcacatcgCATCATCATGAGACCAAAAAGACACCTAACTTATTGATTGGCAGTGCCTCACCATtgtgaggcttcaaacaggatgtccTCAGAGGGAAGGGCCACTGAGTTTAGCTTGTCATCAGGGGGTTTCAACAGATACAAACAGGCCAGAAGACGTTCTTGGAAATGTTTCAGGAATCAAGCGCTGTTGTAAATTGTGTCATtaagctccttgttagagaacagcaaattGTGCAGAAACACTGAACAATTGGACAcgtgcattcaaatgtttagaagtcaaattaagttccgctgcaaaggttatagtgcattttaggttcatcctgaaatttcacccgaaaccCCAATATCGCCATCTTTTTCtgagtactgtatgtaattgcAGTGTGactcacacatacaaaaaatacaatcatacaCAAGTATTGGAATGGGTCATTACACCAACAGAAAGTGAAAATAAGGCGTTtatttgcagctataacagcttccatTCTTCTGGAAAGACTTTTAAAGAATTTGGAGTATGTCCAGGTTTTTTAATTTGTCCATTAATGCTGTCGAAAATATTAAGCAGTGCTCAACTTGCCTTTCATTTCGTTTGGGTTGTTTTCGTGTACTAGGGTACTTAgcttgtctgtttgtttgttttgttttttagtcagATTTTCTGTTTTAGTATAGTCTGTTATTATTAATAGAATGTCTATTTGAGTATAGTTTGTCTATTTGAGTATAGTCTGTTATGTTAAGTACGATGTCTATATATGCACTATAGGGTAacaaatcaagttttttttcttattctattccattttattgtatatacaggtCTCTTTTCAGTACTTGATGGACTAAGGAACTTCGGGAACTAAATTTAGCGCTATCTAGTGTGTGCTGGTATTACAATAAAGTTCCCTGAATCCTTGAATCTCTGTTTTGTTTCATCACAAAAGTTTTGGATGGGTTTTAAGTGAGAGAACTAGGTAGTATTGTCCAAAATGTCGTGTATGTTGAAGAATCAAGACCCAGTGGGATACAAAAGGGTCCCTGGTCGATGAGTTAATTGATTAAGAGACATGTATTCAGACTTTTCTCCCAGTTGGTCAATGAAGACTATACCATTACCTTGCTCATCATCTTAAAACCGGTATGGAGAAGTTTTTTGGCTGCCTTGTAGTAGAccgtctctggacggttgtacACCATGGCGTTGTCACACATCAGTTTAAAGTCCGCCTAAAGAACACAATGGATTCAAACGGGCAGAATGTCAAACATCATTCCAATTTGCTACTTTTTATCCAAGTGATAATTTTGACCAGTGGCTCTTGTATGAAGCCTTATCTCACCTTGAATTCTGTCACTGTGTTGTACTCATTGTTTGTAATCTTGTCTTTCATGGTGCTGAAGTCCATCGGATGCTTGATGATCATTGAGTAATTGGGAGCAATCGCATCGGTTACTGGGAAGGCAAAGAACCCATGGGCATCTTTTCTGTGAGGACAAATGACAATAAACACCATTGTTAGGCCAGTTTTTGATTGACAATATGGCTGTGAGCCTGCATGGATTACGCTTCTAAAATTGAGCGTTTACATCCATAATCTTCTTTTCCCTCACCTCTGCAGCTGTCGAATGAAATGCTCAAGTAATAGTTGGCGAGGAGTGGACTCATTCTCTGTTTTGGGCGAAACAAAAGACAATGTAGTATGTATGAAAATTCATGATACATTTTCTTCTTTATAATGGTAATAACGCAAGTTCGTCCTTGCCATGCTGTGTCCGACATGCTCGCACGGGCCTGTCCCCTTGGTGCTCGACTTCTACCTTCACACCGGGGTGAAATTCCTCAAATTCAGGCTCACTCTCAAATTTCtccttcttccttttcttctcttctgGCTGATTAATAACATCATTCGTGTGATTACCACAGTCAAAACTGGAATTCCGAGTAGACGCGTCACCTTTAAAGGCTTAAATTAGCATTCCTCACCTCTACTTTTATATTTAGAGTTTTTGATATTGTGAAAGGTTCAACAGGCACTCCAGTGCTAACTGCAGTGGCCGCTGCTGCCTCCGATTCGTtctgctctcgctctctcttcttcctcttttcttccTATAAAATGACAGACAAgctaaaattagaaaaaaaaaattttcacttTGACGCTGAAATCTACTGTGTgtgtaataaaaatgtacctTCCGTCGTTTTCTCTCTCCATCGTCCACATACTTGTCCTTAtcagactttttctttttcttcttctttttctctttgtggCGCTCATGGTCTGATCTGTCGTCATAGTAGCTGGAGTCATGGCCCGAACCTGAGAGTTCTGTCACTTCGCTCCCTCCGACTTTGAGCACAAGCTTCAGTGGCTTCTCCAATGCCTTGTCCTCATAGTCTGAAAACAATTTTTCATTAGGAAGTTATCAAAACGAGTATAAGATACAATTGTTTAAGATTACCTTTTCACTTATTTAGCCAGTGGGATTTGATGTATTTTATGATGCTTTCTCTTTGGGAAATGTTACGCAAAAGCAtttatacttgtttttttttaaggcaattaGAATCCTCTCAGAATAGTTTGGTGAATGTTGCCCCTGGGACAAGCCACAAGTCGCAACAACATTTATAGGACATTGTTATATGTAATGCAAACGTTCCTgaactggtgtcacaaaacatatttaaaaacctAACTACAATTTTATCTTTTTGAAGTGACTCTCTGGAGTCAAACTCACTTTCCTAGCCTTCTCTCTTCATGCTCTCCTCGAAACGATGGTTCTTctcagccaggaactgtcagatgctcaaggcattgtgagcaggtgtgttgtcatggtgaagcagtacTCTTGCCTCTTCTCGTGCCCTAAACAAAGTAAACGCCGCAAGATCTGTTTAAAGATATGCTGGTTGATCATCTGGCCTAGACTACTCGTAGTTTGggttggaaatatatatattttgtgacaccGGTCCTTTTCTAACGCACCTTGTATGTTCAACAGTTCTCTACCTACGtaagatatttttatttattttcttaacttTAACTGTCTCATTATGAACCctgaatttgaaataatttttaaaaatgattaggTGGGCATGAAACCTTTTAGGATGATAATATTCtcataataaatattataagCCGTGATATCcgcataatactttttttaaacaaaactagGCTCATAAAagcacataaaataaataaatttatgtGCTGCTGTACTTTACGTGCATAAAACAGTGCAGTAACGTGAAAACAGTGCTACTTATGTCTACTTTATAACTAACAGAAAAGCTAAAATTAAACCGTCACAGAAGTGTAATGTGCAATAGGTGATTATATTTAAAGCCTCTACAaatatgaatgtaaacaaactaCATTCGCTGCCATTGCTAGCCAGTAAAGCTAGCACAAAGATAGCAACAACAGAAATTAGTAACTATCCTTAACTGACAAAATGCCCAAAATGCTTTCAAATACCATCCACTGTTCTCCACTCCGGTTTATGCTTCTTGTGTTTCTTCCCCATTTCCCAATATTGACACTCAAAACGTGGGTTTATTCAGTCTCCTTAGCAGGCTTTATCGTTAGCGTTGGACATAGCATAACGCAGCCGCTAACCGGAAATAAGGACAGACAAAATGTGTTTAGTATTTCCGGTTCAAAAAACAGCGCGCTGAGTTCGAGCCTTTTGAAATCGTCGGATCGTCTTCTACTCGATAAACGTCAGCCTCGCGTCTATAAAAGTACAGTTTAGTATGcttattttctttacatttagtCTGACTATCTTTGGTTTTATGACTACGACAACACTTGGCTGTCGTGCTAACCTACCTAGCTAGGTGTAGTGTATAGCCAAccatatagtatagtatatagtatagtCCACCATTTGTCACACTCGAAGCACAAGTTAGGAAAGTTGATAATGTATTTAAGTTTTTCATTCGTCAAATTCAAAGCACAAGAGTAGCAGGGAAAGCTgagaatgttttattgttttaatttgttctcTCCTCATAATGTTTTTCGTCTATCAACAGGAATGGAAAGTGACAACATGGATGCGGGAAACCAAAAAACGATACATGTGGAGGTCCATGTTAAATCCCAAAGGTGAGTTATCTTCTAAATTGAGTATATTagattggttgttgtttttatatttcatcaGTCGTACCTGTGCTTCCATGAGTGCAGCCAATAATGGCAACACTTACAGTATATCTACTATAATTAATTTAGTAATGGGAATATCATTGTCCCTGCTTATCACCAtagcatacttttttttcttaatacaaTGAATGTTGTAAACACTGTTTCTCGCTTCTGTTATGAATAGGGACTACATAAATTAAATGGACATGACTAGATAATTTTGTCAAGAAATTATGCATATCTCTTAACTCTCGAATTATTGTTATACGTAGTTGCATTGTATTCTCTTAGCCACAATAGTGCTGTGATTAAAGCATTTGCCAGTTAAATGTTGATAgtagtgatggcgagatgaagcttcatgaggCATCGTAGCACTTAAGCCAATTAGTTCGAGTAATATTACTATACTATTATAAAAACACTAGTAGCCTATACAAACTATAAAATATTTATCTGCGCTTACtgcaactctctctctctctctctctctctctctctctctctctctctctctctctctctctctctctctctctctctctctctctctctctctctctctctctctctctctatatatatatatatatatatatatatatatatatatatataaaaacaaattttaaatgtaGCCCGCATGAATGGTTTATATTGCTGTCAGACCTCAAGGCATAATCACATGAAACAGCCAGGCAGCGACTTCTTCcataaatgaagcaagcctcgataCGCGCTTTAACGGAAACGCCCCTTCCATTACCCGACACACGCTTCGAAGACTCTGCACATCTCGTAACATGAGTTGATGGACTTTCttttctgtatgtttttgttattgccTGTGGATATTGTCAtccatccaggtcatttcattctcagggtattgaatcgatcgcaatcAATCGTCCATTCTAAAGAAACTCAATAATTATGCCTCcaacaaataagacaaaaacacaGCCCCCTTGCCCGTTAGGCAGCTCCACTATCACTTTACAACTCAGTGGACTATGAATGAGTGAGTTTCCACCTTACGACTCTTGTGGACAGTGGCTTCTCTGCCAGGCATCCTAATGACTGtccttttttttgcattccaaatgAATGATACCATCCGTGGTTTTGGGGTGTGCCTCcaacttggagcataaatagttgagtttctcCACACCAACTCAGACTAGTCTGTCCTAAATAAAACCTAAATTGTTCATGAACTGATGacgcctgctcggatgagagacgaaacgtcttctaagacaaccagaacagtccagttatgatcgattcaatgccctgagaaacTTGTTGATATTGTAGCCCAGCTAAACTGTCTGAGGTGAGGATGCATGTCCAGGCTCTGCTAAGTCGCCACAGCATTGTGTTCGGGAACTACAAGTGGACGGAGTTTGATGACGGTTTCCTATGCACTCATGTGGAATCTGTGACTATGGTTGACTGGGAGGAAATGCCAACACAGGTAGTTTGTTTGAGCTTGTTGCTTGAATATGtattatgtttaaataaatacttttatgTTGATTCTTCTGTCATGCTTGCTTCTGAACATCCAGCCCCTTGATTTGAACAGCTGCGCAGTTTCCGTTCACATCTTCACCCTGAGTGAGGATGGGCCGAGTACGCTCAGTttggaggaggatgaggagctGTCAGCGGCCAACCACTGGTTGCTTCCAGCAGGTGATGTAGGGCATAGAGAGAACATCAAAGTTCACCGTATAtggaaaaatgtattcatactTACATTTGGGCAGAGaggcaaaatgaaaataaggcCGTTTACAAACATGTAAAATGACAGCTGTTACATGGCCTTTAAGTAtatttatgtactgtaattagaTGTTAAAAGAATAACCTTTTACGCAGAACACAGTGAAGtggaatattatatatatatctgtgcaCTTTTCACACAGGGGAAGAGCATTCTGCAATCAAATAATTCGGTGTGTGACacgtatgagagagagagattgagaTATGAAACATCTTTTGATATGCATAATAGTTCCATTAAAATGTacttgctttcaacacaacatggCGGGCATGTGAAGTTAGTGTTGGCTTTCAAAGTTCATCCTCCTTGTGTGGCATTTCAGAATTCCCTTATACATTAAGCATCATAAGTACTGAGTTCAGGTAGTCACAACTTCTGATTTGATGCTTCTCtgctggggaacaatttgaaaaaaatgttatgttgagttagatttttatgctgattaaaactaaatttggcatgctgattccaaaattgcagtcagttttttttttctagcacgtcaagttttttttattttatttttttaacaaaattccACTggttagctgtagtaagacttgccagctgattacaaTTGGAgtcatctacagctacgtggcaacttgtttgtgcagtcacaattgagacactgcggtgagaggtgtgtgcagctcccaataggtcagtactatcaatatctacAAACAGAAatctagcatagtaggaattaagagtatttgtgctggcttttctcttaaaaTTGTAACCATGGGCATAACGTTGTAAATTCAATTTCGTtttatggtcttttttttttttttttagctttcaaagcttgtaactattccatcttagtgttttatttacataggtatatatttcctttgttccactttgttcaaaatcttgacgtgatagagaaaaactgagatcagttttggattccgcacccagaAATTGGTTAAAAACAGTTGTCAGACCTACagtaactcaacaaaaatggtATTCCCCAGAATGCACCTTTAATTCAATATGGCatcaactttttcactttttagaAGTAGAACGTTTGGAGGTTCATTTAATGCTTCCAGTTTTGGATTCAAATTATAATTTCCTCATTGTTTCCTTGCAGCTGATTTCCATGGTATTTGGGAGAGTCTGGTGTATGACAGTGGGGTCAAAACTCAGGTAAGTGTCCAACATTAACCATGTTTGAGTGGTAGCCCCATgggtggccctgtcagaacttGCTTGCCctgtatattcatgatataatatgataggtttcaattattatttcacattaacacattcactgccattgacggctttagaaggccaatatccatgttaactgggaaggctggcagcgaatgagttaaacatctttatactgtattatttaaacCTTTAAGAAAATATAACTTCCGTGTAGTTAGTTGTTTTGCATATAATGTTTTGggaaaatagaataaaaataagaatagaTCCCATCCACTCATACCCGTACAATAGCTGCTTTTACACTTATCACTCCAACTTCAAAAAGGCAGCGCTTTGTTGCCGTACGAATAGTGTCTCGGTGGGAAATGAAATGACGAAATGGGAAGAAGAAGTGGTCACATATCACACCACCTTTTTTGCTATGTTGATACGCTGGCGTCTCTGCATAAATTCCACCTTAAGCCCACCGCACACTGAGCAAAACAGCTGAACCTACCAGAACTGTCGCATAGTGTGCACCTTTGTGGGGTTCGGCAACTAGTTTTCAGGAGTGGCCAACGGTTGGCCATTGGTTTTGCGGCGATTCAAATTTTTAATTGCCGGTGCACGGCATTACAATGTTTTAGacgtaacagccaatcaaaacgcacataagctttcacacacacaaaaaataagtgCATATCCAGATCCAAActcagatatttatttttttctggttttTGTAGGTTGTTCAAGCCATTCCGCCTGGGAAGGATTGTTAACCTCGCatgcttaaaaaaatgtgtgcagtGCGGTAAAATGGTGTGAttaatttaagtgaataaaactCAAAATATTTGGAATTAAAAAGACTGTTGATATGAAATTTGTACTGGTCTGTTCGGGTCCGCATCTGTAAGGTACGTGATGGTCCGAAACGTTGCCATACTGGCCCAGGCCATCGGGCCACTGTTAATGTCAGACCCTGTCAGGATTAATTATTTGATCTTGCAATGAAATCTACATTCACATCACGGCCTGTGAACACGCTGTAGTTATTACGCCATCGTTACATGAAAATTCAGGTGAGAGAAAAGTGCtgaatttcaaactgctctggTTCTCTCCTCCAGTTactggattatgtcacaacaacaATTTACTTCTCAGACAAAAATGTCGACAGCAACCTGATTTCGTGGAATCGTGTGGTGCTGCTCCATGGTAACAATCTAAAAACAATCCTTGGATTATTATCACGATTTGTTTTATCTCAGATGTCAAGACCTCTCTGTATTCACACATCCAGGCCCCCCAggcactgggaaaacatccttatGCAAAGCTCTTGCCCAGAAGCTGTCAATCAGACTGTCAAGTCGGTGAGAAGACCTTCATTTAATTAAAACTGCCTCGGCTTCAAACGCACCTGTTGTTTTTATTCCTGTGCATACTCTTCCCTTCCCATGCAGGTACACGTATGGACAGTTTGTGGAAATAAACAGCCATAGCTTGTTCTCAAAGTGGTTCTCGGAGGTATATGAGCGCTGTCTTTGTTTCTATTTCTATGGAACAGATCATCTGTGGTTGCTAACCACACGTCTTTGTTGCAGAGCGGCAAACTGGTCACAAAGATGTTTCAGAAGATTCAGCAGCTTATTGATGACAAAGATGCTCTTGTGTTTGTTCTCATTGATGAGGTAAACGAAACACAAACCTGTCCGTCCTTATCACTACCGTATATGCAGAGACAGGCAACCGTTGCAATGTATTAAATCTCTTTCAAACGTTGTTGCCAGAACAAGAACATACAGGGTATCGGGattatgaaatattttcatGCTGATTAATGAATTTAATTACAATTGTAGATTGGTGACATTTTCAAGCAAATTAAACATAGTTTGGACTCGGGGTTTCACTTGTGTAGAACTTTTCTACCCAAGGTACTCAAAGCCCTTGAGCACTGTCTCCTCATTCGCCTACTGATGACgaagcatcaggagcaactgggggggtcagtatcttgctcaagaaTACTTGGACAGGGTCAcaggggccgaggattgaacccacaacctttagGTTGAGAGACGAtcactctaccaactgagccatgCCGCCCCCTTAATTGGAGATTAGATTTTAAAAGTCCTCATCAGAGGCTTTAATTTGAGAGTTTGTTACAAATAATGTTTTGGTACATTCTTACTCCTAAAATTAGATATCTTTAAAGTTCAGAAGTTGAAGTTCGACTAAAAATATTGGTTAAAAATATGCCTTTAATGTACTGTTTTTTATAATTATGCGTGACGTCTGCGTAACGTGAGCCATCAGCACTTATTTCAGACAACTTTAGATGATTAACTCAATGCTTGTTTTGCTATTTCCTTTAACTTTTAGCAAAAGAAGATGGTTTTGTTTTGGTAGATTTCTACTACCTATTGTTCCCATTTCCATTGGTTTGATAGGGCTCTAAGCTGTAGACAATATTGAGCAACTTTTTGTTAAGAGCAGACTGACATTAGTCTTTATTTGAATTCATCAGCagtgttcaactttggaggtccCACTGTATAGTGTAGGGCCACCATGTTCAGTGATAATTGGATCGAATATGTGATTTACATATTTGATGCTgctctgcctttcacccaaacCACTAAAGGgaaccccatccatccattcatccattttctataatgaGGGTttcgggtgtgctggagcctatcccagctgacattgggcaaGAAGCAGGTTACAACCTGGACTCGTTATCAGCCAAttacagagcacatataaacaaagaactaTTCACAGGCACTTTCACACGTATGCACAAATTAGACTACATTTaatctactatgcatgtttttggaatgttggagaaCGCTATAGTattcagagaaaacccacaaaagctCTCGGAGTACATACAAACGCCACAAAGGAGGGCCTTAGCCAAGACACAAACCCAGGACTTCCACTAGGACTAACCACTATACCTCCATGAAAGTGAactgttaaaaaatgttttaatggatTCATTGGAGTACACTACACACAACCAGTTTATTGcgtttttttgaaattattatcaTTAACCTTTTTATGTATACATTACACTCCaaatttttctccaaaatccAATGGGGCTGTTAGTGTTTTGTCGCTGGTGGTAGGTGGAGAGTCTGACAGCAGCAAGGAACGCCTGCCAGGCGGGAACGGAACCATCTGATGCCATTCGCGTGGTCAACGCTGTCCTCACTCAGCTGGACCAAATCAAACGGTTGGAAAAAATTCCCCACCCATacatgtttccccccccactaTATGTTGTTCTGTATGGTGTTAACTTTCAGGTTGTCATTTTAGACATTCCAACGTGGTGATCCTGACTACCTCCAATGTGACTGAAAAGATCGACTTGGCCTTTGTGGACAGAGCGGACATCAAGCAGTATATTGGACCTCCGTCTGAGAGGGGCATCTACAACATCTTTCTTTCCAGCCTTGAGGAGCTCATGAAAGTAATTCGGGATTCACTCCTAAATGAAAGTAAGATTGTGAAAGTGTGTGAAATTAATGATTCCCTGATGTGTGCAGTGTCAAATCATTTACCCGCGGCAGCCACTCTTCACCATCTTTGAGCTGGAGACCATGGGCTTTGCAAAGAGTGAGGTATCTGAACATAGTCTGACCCTGAGGAACATCGCCCTGTGAGTACCCTTTCCCACAATGCATCAGCAGCCAGTCGTGTGCTTTTCTTTGTAACTTTTTATTTGGTTCTTTCCAGAAAAAGCAAAGGTCTGAGTGGAAGAGCTCTGAGGAAATTACCCTTTCTAGCTCATGCACTCTTTGTGAAGGTAAGCATTGGATTGAACCCCAAAAGAAATATAcaaatcgttagcctaatagcagaATTGCGCATGTCATTCTTttacttactgtcacaatagcataaaaaaataccaatgtgcttgctaaaatttgtgattttcattgtatgtgtagattctcagccatccaggtcatggtactccgcaaaggttgaattgaggcaactggTGTTTTACTGTTTATagacttttgttgttttccgAAAATGTTGAAACAGGACTTAGGCAACTATGCTATGAGGCTAACGAGTAAGAGTTGTTGTTTCCTAATCAAGTTGTCTTCCCGGCAGACACCCAAAGTGACTTTGGAAAGGTTTCTAAAGGCCATGGACCAAGCGGTGGATAAGCAGAAGGAGGAAAAAGCTAACCTAGCGAATGGTGTCTGAAACATTTGTAGCCTACAAGCTTCATGTGGTTTTGTAAGGCATCATCAGGTAACTTAATGCAGAATGTTTACAATAATTTATTCAGCCTCAGAAGGTTATTGTTCCAACAAATGCTGCCTGTATATTTTTGGGTTTTCTACAGATCAAGCGGTTTCTCTTCCAGTCGGGAACTGTTTAAGATACCTGATGCTAAGCGTTAGCCTATACAGCAGATCTTTGTTTCACGGCAGGGTTCCATTGCAACAGCGGTGAAGTAACCTC of Phycodurus eques isolate BA_2022a chromosome 4, UOR_Pequ_1.1, whole genome shotgun sequence contains these proteins:
- the brd9 gene encoding bromodomain-containing protein 9 isoform X1, which translates into the protein MGKKHKKHKPEWRTVDDYEDKALEKPLKLVLKVGGSEVTELSGSGHDSSYYDDRSDHERHKEKKKKKKKKSDKDKYVDDGERKRRKEEKRKKREREQNESEAAAATAVSTGVPVEPFTISKTLNIKVEPEEKKRKKEKFESEPEFEEFHPGVKVEVEHQGDRPVRACRTQHENESTPRQLLLEHFIRQLQRKDAHGFFAFPVTDAIAPNYSMIIKHPMDFSTMKDKITNNEYNTVTEFKADFKLMCDNAMVYNRPETVYYKAAKKLLHTGFKMMSKDRLLVLKRSMSFMQDMEAILGDEELAADIPPTETIPIPVESAKKSKKQPVKDMNYLFEPEGSACSLTDSTAEEHVLALVEHSADEARDRINRYMPNSKIGYLQKDTDTSLLYTVVNQLDPDAEEEETHKVDLTSLSNKLLPGLTTLGFKDDRRHKVTFLSSAYNIQSVQKNSVFPDLLPDESDLLCSAYGDETGVQCALSILDFVKGCGSVTKQWVDGLLDKMTAGDHTKATSQIRQKRNMMLKPDETKTGLCDMQMVDDTGLGESSSVLDFMSLKNYPDMSLDISMLSTLGKGVKKEPGNEDGQQHFDDADKLLQEFQEAQVDRVGSRPSSNLSSLSNASERDQHHLGSPAQSEMVHDPYEFLQSPDSESPANN
- the brd9 gene encoding bromodomain-containing protein 9 isoform X2, which produces MGKKHKKHKPEWRTVDDYEDKALEKPLKLVLKVGGSEVTELSGSGHDSSYYDDRSDHERHKEKKKKKKKKSDKDKYVDDGERKRRKEEKRKKREREQNESEAAAATAVSTGVPVEPFTISKTLNIKVEPEEKKRKKEKFESEPEFEEFHPGVKVEVEHQGDRPVRACRTQHENESTPRQLLLEHFIRQLQRKDAHGFFAFPVTDAIAPNYSMIIKHPMDFSTMKDKITNNEYNTVTEFKADFKLMCDNAMVYNRPETVYYKAAKKLLHTGFKMMSKDMEAILGDEELAADIPPTETIPIPVESAKKSKKQPVKDMNYLFEPEGSACSLTDSTAEEHVLALVEHSADEARDRINRYMPNSKIGYLQKDTDTSLLYTVVNQLDPDAEEEETHKVDLTSLSNKLLPGLTTLGFKDDRRHKVTFLSSAYNIQSVQKNSVFPDLLPDESDLLCSAYGDETGVQCALSILDFVKGCGSVTKQWVDGLLDKMTAGDHTKATSQIRQKRNMMLKPDETKTGLCDMQMVDDTGLGESSSVLDFMSLKNYPDMSLDISMLSTLGKGVKKEPGNEDGQQHFDDADKLLQEFQEAQVDRVGSRPSSNLSSLSNASERDQHHLGSPAQSEMVHDPYEFLQSPDSESPANN
- the brd9 gene encoding bromodomain-containing protein 9 isoform X3, whose protein sequence is MGKKHKKHKPEWRTVDDYEDKALEKPLKLVLKVGGSEVTELSGSGHDSSYYDDRSDHERHKEKKKKKKKKSDKDKYVDDGERKRRKEEKRKKREREQNESEAAAATAVSTGVPVEPFTISKTLNIKVEPEEKKRKKEKFESEPEFEEFHPGVKVEVEHQGDRPVRACRTQHENESTPRQLLLEHFIRQLQRKDAHGFFAFPVTDAIAPNYSMIIKHPMDFSTMKDKITNNEYNTVTEFKADFKLMCDNAMVYNRPETVYYKAAKKLLHTGFKMMSKDRLLVLKRSMSFMQDMEAILGDEELAADIPPTETIPIPVESAKKSKKQPVKDMNYLFEPEGSACSLTDSTAEEHVLALVEHSADEARDRINRYMPNSKIGYLQKDTDTSLLYTVVNQLDPDAEEEETHKVDLTSLSNKLLPGLTTLGFKDDRRHKVTFLSSAYNIQSVQKNSVFPDLLPDESDLLCSAYGDETGVQCALSILDFVKGCGSVTKQWVDGLLDKMTAGDHTKATSQIRQKRNMMLKPDETKTGLCDMQMVDDTGLGESSSVLDFMSLKNYPDMSLDISMLSTLE